A window from Polyangium spumosum encodes these proteins:
- a CDS encoding Ppx/GppA phosphatase family protein yields MARLAAIDIGSNAIRLRVVDVDPPLLTEEGPRFYPFRDVLVDRAPVRLGHDVFTKGRLENGVIGAACEALKRFRAAMDAAKVERYRAVATSAAREAQNGDLFVERAERESRVHVEIIEGVEEARLVQLAVVERIPMGPRRSLLVDIGGGSTELTLLEGRVPVFSRSLPVGTVRLLEAFLEGRGPIDASHRKLLEEYVDRVCADAFREIEEASDGPVDVVIGTGGNIETLADLCPMPIAFPEGRAIEVRAMRKLLDDLSAKSVDERVFAYGLRPDRADTIVPAATVLCRVAEAFGRASITAPGVGLKEGVLVDLARQHFVPRDFGIEATAVSEACLRLGRRYHFDEAHGMLVARFATRLFDELATRHRMSPRDRILLHAAALLHDVGDFVRYEGHHKHSYYLIVHGDLMGLSPSEREIVANVARYHRKSPPQLDHENFRTLSREDRAKVKAMAAILRVADALDREHRAKVAGVSGRIEGDTLVLELSGTEDRSLEEWTVGAKCGMLKDALGLDVRIVDAATGASRTPTTVPPPSRKTPIPTPRS; encoded by the coding sequence ATGGCTCGCCTCGCGGCGATCGACATCGGCTCCAACGCCATCCGGCTGCGCGTGGTTGACGTGGACCCGCCGCTCCTCACGGAAGAGGGCCCACGATTTTACCCCTTCCGAGACGTGCTCGTCGACCGCGCGCCGGTGCGGCTCGGGCACGACGTCTTCACCAAAGGACGCCTCGAGAACGGCGTCATCGGCGCGGCGTGTGAGGCGCTGAAGCGGTTCCGCGCGGCGATGGACGCGGCGAAGGTCGAGCGCTACCGGGCCGTCGCCACGAGCGCCGCGCGCGAGGCGCAGAACGGTGACCTCTTCGTCGAGCGCGCCGAGCGCGAGAGCCGCGTGCACGTGGAGATCATCGAGGGCGTCGAGGAGGCGCGCCTCGTGCAGCTCGCCGTCGTCGAGCGTATCCCCATGGGGCCGCGGCGCTCCTTGCTCGTGGACATCGGCGGCGGCTCGACCGAGCTCACGCTGCTCGAAGGCCGGGTCCCCGTCTTCTCGCGCTCCTTGCCCGTCGGGACCGTCCGGCTGCTCGAGGCCTTCCTCGAGGGGCGCGGGCCGATCGACGCGAGCCACCGCAAGCTGCTCGAAGAGTACGTCGACCGCGTCTGCGCCGACGCGTTCCGCGAGATCGAGGAGGCCTCCGACGGGCCCGTCGACGTCGTCATCGGCACGGGCGGCAACATCGAGACCCTCGCCGACCTCTGCCCGATGCCCATCGCCTTCCCCGAGGGGCGCGCGATCGAGGTGCGCGCGATGCGCAAGTTGCTCGACGACCTCTCCGCGAAGAGCGTGGACGAGCGCGTGTTCGCGTATGGCTTGCGGCCCGATCGAGCGGACACGATCGTACCCGCGGCGACCGTGCTCTGCCGTGTAGCCGAGGCCTTCGGGCGGGCGTCGATCACGGCGCCGGGCGTCGGGCTGAAGGAGGGCGTGCTCGTCGACCTCGCGCGCCAGCACTTCGTGCCGCGTGATTTCGGCATCGAGGCGACGGCCGTGAGTGAGGCGTGCCTCCGGCTCGGGCGCAGGTACCACTTCGACGAGGCGCACGGCATGCTCGTGGCGCGCTTCGCGACGCGCCTCTTCGACGAGCTCGCGACGCGCCACCGGATGAGCCCGCGCGACCGCATCCTCCTCCACGCGGCGGCGCTCCTGCACGACGTCGGCGACTTCGTGCGGTACGAGGGCCACCACAAGCACAGCTACTACCTCATCGTGCACGGCGACCTGATGGGCCTTTCGCCTTCGGAGCGCGAGATCGTGGCGAACGTGGCGCGTTACCACCGCAAGAGCCCGCCGCAGCTCGACCACGAGAATTTCCGCACGCTCTCGCGCGAGGATCGGGCCAAGGTGAAGGCGATGGCGGCGATCCTCCGGGTCGCGGACGCGCTCGATCGGGAGCATCGGGCCAAGGTCGCGGGGGTCAGCGGGCGCATCGAGGGCGACACGCTGGTGCTCGAGCTCTCGGGCACGGAGGATCGGTCCCTCGAGGAGTGGACCGTCGGCGCGAAGTGCGGGATGTTGAAGGACGCGCTCGGGCTCGACGTTCGGATCGTGGACGCGGCGACGGGCGCGTCGCGCACGCCGACGACGGTGCCGCCTCCCTCGCGGAAGACGCCGATTCCGACGCCGCGTAGTTGA
- a CDS encoding S41 family peptidase, with product MRALLHGGLLALGLTLAGCAAGEQVPRASSGLSPTFSALVASPSDFDVEPREVSAALAEEDLDFVLRVFADAYAAPEGHAPLPPVAQIDEARRVIRSRARLSPRELATLLRDLLRADDGHLAFGHGGARPLRLEALPAPPSSPRSDAPPVELVEGDVPVLVVRTFETAAAAALATLPRLAERLREARAFVVDLRGNRGGNYTFAERFLLALAHGPIRALETREVQSVTAALGRVNAARKRLARGDVPPAARRMFLEHITLLERLAEDVLARGPSRVEIVREGEILRGAAPRPLAGRGVVLVDRGCASACEMFVALARQVPGLLVAGERTRGSMAVGEVASFLLPRSRLTVTLGTRAVVDPLGDFDETRGFVPDLELDVTRPDALVAAARVASSAPASAWAAARARGPSLKKPR from the coding sequence ATGCGCGCCTTGCTTCACGGAGGCCTCCTCGCCCTCGGGCTCACCCTCGCCGGGTGCGCCGCAGGAGAGCAGGTCCCGCGCGCTTCGTCGGGCCTCTCTCCCACCTTCTCCGCGCTCGTCGCGAGCCCGAGCGACTTCGACGTCGAGCCGCGTGAGGTCTCCGCGGCGCTCGCCGAGGAGGATCTCGACTTCGTGCTGCGCGTCTTCGCAGACGCGTACGCCGCGCCCGAAGGCCACGCGCCCCTGCCGCCCGTCGCGCAGATCGACGAGGCGCGCCGTGTGATCCGTAGCCGCGCGCGCCTCTCGCCCCGCGAGCTCGCGACGCTCTTGCGCGACCTGCTCCGCGCCGACGACGGGCACCTCGCCTTTGGTCACGGCGGCGCGCGTCCGCTGCGCCTCGAAGCGCTCCCGGCGCCGCCTTCGTCGCCGAGGAGCGACGCGCCGCCGGTCGAGCTCGTCGAAGGAGACGTCCCCGTCCTCGTCGTCCGCACCTTCGAGACGGCGGCGGCCGCGGCGCTCGCCACCTTGCCTCGCCTCGCCGAACGTCTCCGCGAGGCGCGCGCCTTCGTCGTGGATCTGCGCGGCAACCGCGGCGGCAACTACACCTTCGCCGAGCGTTTCCTGCTCGCGCTCGCGCACGGGCCGATCCGCGCGCTCGAGACGCGGGAGGTCCAGTCCGTGACCGCGGCCCTCGGGCGCGTGAACGCCGCGAGGAAGCGCCTCGCGCGTGGCGACGTTCCGCCCGCCGCGCGGCGGATGTTCCTCGAGCACATCACGCTCCTCGAGCGCCTCGCCGAGGATGTTCTCGCGCGCGGCCCGTCGCGCGTGGAGATCGTCCGCGAGGGCGAGATCCTTCGTGGCGCGGCGCCGAGGCCGCTCGCGGGCCGGGGCGTGGTCCTCGTCGATCGCGGCTGCGCTTCGGCGTGCGAGATGTTCGTCGCGCTGGCGCGGCAAGTGCCGGGGCTGCTCGTCGCCGGCGAGCGCACGCGTGGCAGCATGGCGGTCGGCGAGGTCGCGTCGTTCCTGCTCCCGCGCTCGCGCCTCACCGTCACGCTCGGCACGCGCGCCGTCGTCGATCCGCTCGGCGACTTCGACGAGACGCGTGGCTTCGTCCCCGATCTCGAGCTCGATGTCACGAGGCCCGACGCGCTCGTCGCGGCGGCGCGTGTCGCCTCGTCCGCGCCTGCGTCCGCGTGGGCGGCGGCCCGCGCGCGTGGCCCGTCCCTGAAAAAGCCGCGTTGA
- a CDS encoding helix-turn-helix domain-containing protein: MPRRPTPEPVAAKVGARIRDLRQERGMSLAALADESGLSKGHMSSVERGLVLITVGTVVSAAKALGVPPFVLLMFPEEEPLAAVVEHMRSSEGGDTDKAAAALRKLVFGPNGRAPKTATPAKNAATKAAPAKASTKAAAAPAAPAPAPAAKTRRKR, encoded by the coding sequence ATGCCCCGTCGCCCGACTCCCGAGCCCGTCGCCGCCAAGGTGGGGGCCCGAATCCGTGATCTGCGCCAGGAGCGCGGCATGTCGCTCGCGGCCCTCGCCGACGAGAGTGGTCTGTCCAAGGGGCACATGTCGAGCGTGGAGCGCGGCCTCGTCCTGATCACGGTCGGCACCGTGGTCTCCGCGGCAAAGGCGCTCGGCGTCCCGCCGTTCGTGCTCCTCATGTTCCCCGAGGAAGAGCCGCTCGCCGCCGTGGTCGAGCACATGCGCTCGAGCGAAGGCGGCGATACGGACAAAGCCGCCGCCGCCCTGCGCAAGCTGGTCTTCGGGCCCAACGGCCGCGCCCCGAAAACGGCCACGCCCGCGAAAAACGCCGCAACAAAGGCCGCGCCCGCGAAGGCCTCGACGAAGGCCGCCGCCGCGCCCGCCGCGCCCGCCCCGGCGCCGGCCGCGAAAACCCGCCGCAAGCGCTGA